A single Carnobacterium alterfunditum DSM 5972 DNA region contains:
- a CDS encoding MIP/aquaporin family protein, with protein sequence MTGDTLQIFSEFLGTMILVLLGDGVVAAVSLKKSKAEGAGWVAIALGWGAAVTIGVYVAGSMGPAHINPAVTLAMAIIGNFEWALVIPFILAQTAGAFVGAGLVWLTYLPHFKETKDEASILGIFATGPAIRHTVSNIISEIIGTFVLVFALMMFGKNIFADGLNPLVVGILVLSIGLSLGGATGYAINPARDLGPRLAHQFLPIPNKGASDWAYSWIPVAAPMVGGVIAAVLYLVIT encoded by the coding sequence ATGACAGGGGATACATTACAGATTTTTAGTGAATTTTTAGGAACGATGATCTTGGTTTTACTTGGGGACGGAGTTGTTGCGGCCGTTAGCTTGAAAAAGAGTAAAGCTGAAGGAGCTGGCTGGGTTGCTATCGCTCTTGGATGGGGTGCAGCGGTAACGATTGGTGTATATGTTGCTGGATCGATGGGACCAGCTCACATAAACCCAGCTGTAACGCTTGCTATGGCCATTATTGGTAATTTTGAGTGGGCATTAGTTATTCCATTCATTCTTGCTCAAACCGCCGGAGCTTTTGTGGGAGCCGGTTTAGTTTGGTTAACTTACTTACCCCACTTCAAAGAAACAAAAGACGAAGCTAGTATCCTTGGAATATTTGCAACAGGTCCAGCTATCCGTCACACTGTCAGCAATATAATATCAGAAATAATTGGTACTTTTGTGCTAGTATTTGCACTTATGATGTTTGGGAAAAATATATTTGCTGATGGACTAAATCCATTAGTAGTAGGGATATTAGTTCTGTCAATTGGTCTTTCACTAGGAGGAGCAACAGGCTATGCGATCAACCCGGCACGTGACTTAGGTCCGCGTCTAGCACATCAATTCTTACCGATCCCGAACAAAGGAGCTTCAGATTGGGCTTACTCATGGATCCCAGTAGCAGCACCAATGGTAGGCGGAGTCATCGCTGCAGTACTGTATCTAGTCATTACTTAA